One part of the Vicia villosa cultivar HV-30 ecotype Madison, WI linkage group LG6, Vvil1.0, whole genome shotgun sequence genome encodes these proteins:
- the LOC131613991 gene encoding uncharacterized protein LOC131613991: MGEWDGEVWRWGNLGIQVMNNTVLQVQIMELLDFLRSVSPDRGKEDSVVWQAAAEGTYSVSSGYDLITEQRLGSIYDPAREKVLGLVWKAAVPFRFKAFAWRVIINRLPSKDMLSIRGVFFESSDRMCVYCKEEEETLHHILFGCRIAKEIWRFILGWIGIDVDMGYSIWENYLTLFNAFRSNRVRKGAESLVWLGVCWCIWSRRNMVIFRSEKWDFSDIIWSIKVIVWKWSNFGEIRFAN; the protein is encoded by the coding sequence ATGGGGGAGTGGGATGGGGAGGTTTGGAGATGGGGAAATTTGGGAATTCAGGTTATGAATAACACTGTTTTGCAGGTTCAGATTATGGAGTTGCTGGATTTTTTGAGATCGGTCAGTCCAGATAGAGGGAAGGAGGATTCTGTTGTGTGGCAGGCGGCGGCGGAAGGGACCTATTCGGTTAGTTCGGGTTATGACCTAATCACTGAACAACGATTGGGCTCAATTTACGATCCGGCAAGAGAGAAGGTCTTGGGCCTGGTTTGGAAAGCTGCTGTTCCTTTCAGATTCAAAGCCTTTGCTTGGAGAGTGATTATTAACAGGCTTCCTTCCAAAGACATGTTATCGATTAGAggtgtgttttttgaatcttCCGACCGTATGTGTGTTTATTGTAAAGAGGAAGAGGAGACCCTGCATCATATTTTGTTTGGTTGCAGGATAGCTAAGGAAATTTGGAGATTTATCTTAGGGTGGATAGGAATAGATGTCGATATGGGTTATAGTATTTGGGAAAATTATCTTACTCTGTTTAATGCTTTTAGATCTAACAGAGTTAGGAAGGGAGCAGAAAGTCTAGTTTGGTTAGGGGTGTGTTGGTGTATATGGAGCAGGAGGAATATGGTGATTTTCAGGTCGGAAAAATGGGATTTTTCTGATATAATTTGGAGCATTAAAGTTATAGTTTGGAAGTGGTCGAATTTTGGAGAAATTAGGTTTGCCAATTAA